In one window of Gudongella oleilytica DNA:
- a CDS encoding transporter substrate-binding domain-containing protein — protein sequence MGKINKKNLMILLTAAMITLTATACNQGSKESSEAPANRLEAIMERGYIEVATEPYFAPYEFIDPSKKGDEQYVGSDMELAKYIAEELGVELRIVPLEFSAVLGSITEGKYDLAISALSYTPARAEAMNMSKGYYFAENAPGHGLLIRKADKGIINGPDDLSDKIVVAQSGSLQELFVNEQVPKFKEFKRVSATTDGFLMVQEGKADACAASIPMAQLYVEANPDANLMVVEGFEFVMDEETAGTRIGIPKGEDELTEKINSIIDEVLESGIFEDWHIEYTEYAKSLGL from the coding sequence ATGGGAAAAATCAATAAAAAGAACCTAATGATTTTATTAACGGCAGCAATGATCACCTTAACAGCAACAGCTTGCAATCAAGGCAGCAAAGAAAGCTCTGAGGCACCAGCTAACAGACTTGAGGCAATTATGGAGAGAGGATATATTGAGGTCGCCACAGAGCCTTATTTTGCACCATATGAATTCATCGATCCAAGCAAGAAGGGTGACGAGCAATATGTCGGCAGTGATATGGAGCTGGCGAAGTATATAGCAGAGGAATTAGGAGTTGAGCTTAGAATTGTGCCTTTAGAGTTTTCAGCAGTTCTTGGGAGTATTACTGAAGGCAAGTACGACCTTGCCATATCCGCTCTATCATATACACCTGCAAGAGCAGAAGCAATGAATATGTCCAAGGGTTATTATTTCGCTGAGAATGCCCCAGGTCATGGCCTACTTATAAGAAAAGCGGATAAGGGCATCATAAACGGTCCTGACGATCTCTCAGATAAAATAGTAGTTGCACAAAGTGGATCGCTGCAAGAATTGTTTGTCAACGAACAGGTTCCTAAGTTCAAGGAATTCAAGAGGGTATCGGCAACAACAGATGGCTTTCTAATGGTACAGGAAGGTAAGGCGGATGCCTGTGCCGCATCAATTCCCATGGCACAGCTTTATGTCGAGGCAAATCCGGATGCAAATTTGATGGTTGTCGAGGGGTTTGAATTCGTGATGGACGAGGAAACCGCCGGAACCAGGATCGGGATCCCAAAGGGCGAGGATGAGCTGACTGAAAAAATCAACTCAATAATAGATGAAGTACTTGAATCAGGAATCTTTGAGGATTGGCATATTGAGTATACAGAGTATGCAAAGAGCTTGGGTCTGTAG
- a CDS encoding amino acid ABC transporter permease: protein MIDTIIKLWSKYDYVYIDGLLGTLWLAAVTVMAATAVGTIIALMRLSGVRLLDRFAGLYICVLRGTPILLQLYFFWLTLPKISPITLSDTACIVIALIVNASAYVAEVIRAGIQAVDKGQKEAAKSLGLSDRNTFRYIVFPQAIKNILPALGNEYITMVKQTSLASVFFVQELMTSYRTVQSATFLAIPSLVIVGVIYLVVTTILSKGLDLFERRLQRNE from the coding sequence ATGATCGACACAATTATAAAGCTATGGAGCAAATATGATTATGTATATATTGACGGCTTGTTGGGAACTCTCTGGCTGGCGGCGGTAACTGTTATGGCAGCCACCGCAGTCGGGACCATTATAGCACTGATGAGGCTTTCAGGGGTCAGACTATTGGATAGGTTCGCCGGGCTTTATATTTGTGTTCTCAGAGGCACGCCTATCCTTCTTCAGCTTTATTTTTTCTGGCTGACACTGCCAAAAATATCACCTATAACTTTGTCAGATACTGCGTGTATAGTCATAGCTTTGATCGTGAATGCCAGTGCATATGTTGCTGAGGTCATACGAGCTGGTATCCAGGCTGTGGACAAAGGGCAGAAAGAGGCTGCCAAGAGCCTGGGTTTAAGTGACAGAAACACATTCAGATATATTGTGTTCCCCCAAGCCATTAAGAATATACTTCCGGCACTCGGCAACGAATACATTACTATGGTCAAACAAACATCATTGGCTTCAGTATTTTTCGTTCAGGAGCTTATGACTTCGTACAGGACTGTACAATCAGCCACCTTTCTTGCGATCCCTTCGCTGGTAATAGTTGGGGTGATTTACCTGGTGGTAACTACGATCCTGTCAAAAGGACTTGATCTATTTGAAAGGAGGCTCCAGAGAAATGAGTGA
- a CDS encoding amino acid ABC transporter ATP-binding protein — protein MSESKELIHVVDLCKQFGELKVLKNITETIHEGEVVSIIGPSGSGKSTFLRCLNLLEKPTSGKVIFKGVDLADKNIDVDKHRQKIGMVFQLFNVFPHMTVLENITLAPMLERKISKTQAEDQAVELLKRVGLLDKKDEYPTRLSGGQKQRLAIVRAMAMEPDVMLFDEPTSALDPEMVKEVLDVIKSLVVAGMTIVIVTHEMAFAREVSDRVLFMADGEIVEQGSPDVLFFDPKNDRTKDFLSKVL, from the coding sequence ATGAGTGAAAGTAAGGAGCTGATCCATGTAGTCGATTTGTGCAAGCAGTTTGGTGAACTGAAGGTTCTTAAAAATATTACTGAGACCATACACGAGGGAGAGGTCGTATCAATAATTGGACCATCCGGGAGCGGAAAGAGCACATTTTTGAGATGTCTTAATTTGCTGGAAAAACCGACCAGCGGCAAGGTGATTTTCAAGGGGGTAGACCTTGCAGATAAAAACATCGATGTGGACAAGCACAGACAAAAGATAGGCATGGTCTTCCAGCTTTTCAATGTTTTCCCACACATGACAGTTCTTGAAAATATAACTCTTGCTCCAATGCTGGAAAGAAAGATTTCAAAGACTCAGGCCGAAGATCAGGCGGTTGAACTTCTTAAAAGAGTAGGTCTTCTGGATAAAAAGGATGAGTATCCAACCAGACTGTCCGGAGGACAAAAACAAAGGCTTGCCATCGTGAGAGCCATGGCAATGGAACCTGATGTAATGCTGTTCGACGAGCCAACCAGCGCTCTGGATCCGGAAATGGTCAAGGAGGTGCTCGATGTCATCAAGTCGCTTGTCGTAGCCGGTATGACTATCGTCATAGTGACACATGAGATGGCATTTGCAAGAGAAGTTAGCGACAGGGTTCTGTTTATGGCAGATGGAGAGATAGTTGAGCAGGGAAGTCCCGATGTCTTGTTTTTTGACCCAAAGAATGACAGGACGAAGGATTTTCTTAGCAAAGTTCTATGA
- a CDS encoding amidohydrolase: MKDIEYVSNAIDKRVDELSEIAIKIWEFAELPYEEFNSSRLLIDKLKAEGFDVEEGAADIPTAFTARWGEGKPVFGFLGEFDALDSLSQKREVASKSPIREGAPGHGCGHNVLGAGSLGAALAVKDHMIETGGKGTLMYFGCPAEEGAGSKQFMARAGVFDDVDFVYTWHPSDITQVQSDRTVAIMGANFRFAGTTAHAGSTPHLGRSALDAAELMSVGVNYLREHMIDQARIHYAYSDTGGTAPNVVQDRATVKYEVRSPKVGQVNELLERVVNVAKGAALMTDTRMEYEVTMAFSDYITNDALAEIADRALRDVGAPDWDEDDFKLAKEYLESFNETTRDMVKEKIMNRFGMDRLDEVYQRPLDASITPYLRGNQNYVSGSTDVGDVCYTVPTLNFNVATAFIGNVGHTWQMTGQSGSRIALKGMLTAAKAMALSALRTAERPDMIEEAKNIVRNQNGGAYQCPLPEYVKPPIGRY, from the coding sequence ATGAAAGACATTGAGTATGTTTCAAATGCCATCGATAAGAGAGTCGATGAACTCTCTGAAATAGCTATAAAAATATGGGAGTTCGCTGAATTGCCTTATGAGGAATTTAATTCATCCAGGCTATTGATAGATAAGCTTAAGGCCGAGGGATTTGATGTTGAGGAAGGGGCAGCGGATATACCGACAGCTTTTACGGCCAGATGGGGAGAAGGTAAGCCTGTATTTGGATTTCTGGGAGAATTTGACGCACTTGATTCATTGAGCCAGAAAAGGGAGGTGGCTAGTAAGTCTCCGATCCGTGAAGGTGCTCCTGGACATGGCTGCGGGCACAACGTCCTGGGTGCTGGCTCACTGGGAGCCGCACTTGCTGTCAAGGATCATATGATTGAAACAGGGGGAAAAGGCACACTAATGTATTTTGGATGTCCAGCTGAGGAAGGGGCAGGCTCCAAGCAGTTTATGGCCAGGGCAGGAGTTTTCGATGACGTAGACTTTGTTTACACATGGCATCCTTCCGATATAACACAGGTCCAGTCTGACAGAACGGTTGCCATTATGGGGGCAAATTTCAGATTTGCAGGAACAACAGCTCATGCCGGAAGTACACCTCATCTTGGGAGGAGTGCGCTTGATGCTGCTGAGCTGATGAGTGTGGGAGTAAACTATTTAAGAGAGCACATGATAGATCAGGCGAGGATCCATTATGCATACTCTGATACAGGTGGCACTGCTCCCAATGTGGTGCAGGACCGGGCAACAGTTAAATATGAGGTCAGGTCACCTAAAGTGGGTCAGGTGAATGAGCTATTAGAAAGAGTAGTAAATGTTGCAAAAGGAGCAGCGCTTATGACAGATACGAGGATGGAGTATGAGGTAACCATGGCCTTCTCGGATTATATAACTAACGATGCGCTTGCAGAGATAGCGGATCGGGCTTTAAGAGATGTTGGAGCGCCAGATTGGGATGAAGATGATTTTAAGCTAGCTAAAGAGTATTTGGAAAGCTTTAATGAAACCACAAGGGATATGGTAAAGGAGAAGATCATGAATAGGTTTGGCATGGATCGACTCGACGAAGTATATCAAAGACCTTTGGATGCATCGATCACTCCATATCTCAGAGGAAATCAAAACTATGTTTCAGGGTCTACCGATGTAGGGGATGTTTGCTATACAGTCCCCACCCTGAATTTTAACGTTGCTACGGCATTTATCGGCAATGTGGGGCATACGTGGCAGATGACAGGGCAATCCGGAAGCAGGATCGCCTTGAAGGGAATGCTTACAGCTGCAAAGGCTATGGCACTATCGGCCTTAAGGACCGCTGAGAGACCTGACATGATCGAAGAAGCAAAGAACATAGTCCGTAATCAAAATGGCGGAGCATATCAATGCCCATTACCTGAATATGTAAAACCTCCAATTGGGAGATATTAA
- a CDS encoding metal-dependent hydrolase: protein MKLQYLGHSSFMLEGSGFKAVFDPFLSGNPSAAIKPNQIKDLTHIFVTHGHGDHIGDTIDLARENKALVISNAEISSYLSEHGLRTHGMHIGGRYTFDFGKVKMTPALHGSSIPTSKGPRDGGNPCGFVVEVEGKKLYHAGDTGLTMDMKLLEIENIDVALLPIGGNYTMDIQDALRAVEFIKPRLTVPMHYNTFPLIKADPEEFKAKNKWSETRILKIGETMEY, encoded by the coding sequence ATGAAGCTTCAGTATTTGGGACACTCATCATTTATGCTGGAAGGTTCTGGATTTAAAGCTGTATTTGACCCATTTCTTTCAGGGAATCCGTCCGCTGCAATAAAGCCAAATCAAATCAAGGACCTGACTCACATCTTTGTTACTCATGGACACGGTGATCATATTGGAGACACCATAGATCTTGCAAGGGAAAATAAAGCCCTTGTTATAAGCAACGCGGAAATTTCGAGCTACCTCTCCGAGCACGGGCTTAGAACACATGGGATGCATATAGGCGGCAGATATACTTTTGATTTTGGGAAGGTAAAAATGACTCCTGCCCTCCATGGCTCATCTATTCCAACGAGCAAAGGACCGAGAGACGGTGGAAATCCATGTGGCTTTGTAGTTGAGGTCGAGGGTAAAAAGCTCTACCACGCAGGTGATACGGGACTTACAATGGACATGAAGCTTCTCGAGATCGAGAACATCGACGTTGCACTCCTTCCTATCGGCGGCAACTATACAATGGACATCCAGGATGCCTTGAGGGCTGTGGAGTTCATTAAACCAAGGCTCACGGTGCCAATGCACTACAACACCTTCCCGCTCATCAAGGCCGATCCTGAGGAATTCAAGGCCAAAAATAAATGGAGTGAGACGAGGATCCTGAAAATTGGAGAAACGATGGAGTACTGA
- a CDS encoding L-fuculose-phosphate aldolase, with protein sequence MRLLEKRNEIIEYGKKLVENGLTKGTGGNLSVCDRESGLMAITPSGIDYFLIKPEEIVLLDVETGSIVEGDAMPSSERDMHRIFYKYRTDIDAIIHTHTTFAATIACLNIDLPAVHYLVALAGPDVRCAEYATYGTVALAKNAYEAMKDRKACLLANHGMLAGGGSLAEAYNITEEIEFCCELYYRAKSIGNPVILPEDEMARMMERFKNYGKRGEEHDEI encoded by the coding sequence ATGAGGTTGCTGGAAAAAAGAAATGAGATAATAGAATATGGTAAGAAGCTGGTTGAAAACGGACTTACCAAGGGCACAGGCGGAAATCTCAGCGTATGTGACCGTGAATCGGGACTTATGGCGATAACGCCAAGCGGCATAGATTACTTTCTAATTAAGCCTGAGGAGATCGTACTGTTGGATGTTGAAACCGGGAGCATAGTCGAAGGCGATGCCATGCCATCCAGTGAAAGAGACATGCACAGGATCTTCTATAAGTACAGAACTGACATCGATGCGATCATACACACGCACACTACATTTGCTGCCACGATAGCATGCTTAAACATAGATCTTCCTGCCGTGCATTATCTGGTGGCGCTGGCAGGGCCTGATGTAAGGTGTGCGGAATATGCTACCTATGGTACTGTTGCACTCGCCAAAAACGCATATGAGGCCATGAAGGACAGGAAGGCATGTCTTTTGGCAAATCATGGTATGTTGGCTGGAGGTGGCAGCCTGGCTGAAGCATATAATATCACAGAAGAGATCGAGTTCTGCTGCGAGCTTTACTATAGGGCCAAGTCAATTGGAAATCCAGTAATACTTCCTGAGGATGAAATGGCCAGGATGATGGAAAGGTTCAAGAACTATGGCAAGCGTGGGGAGGAACATGACGAGATATGA
- a CDS encoding NAD(P)-dependent oxidoreductase → MTANNKPSILCTAETGDLIRTLDDFAKIEFKGWAEEQRILTEEELCSLMEAYQPDILITSYDPVTRKAIDSSKNLKLVICTRANPVNVDTGYLKEKGIPLSYSPERNSDCTAEYTVAMMLSIMRRIPMAYHDLKKGLHTVEEARENEIREGLKRDVTWALGKGTPYIQYKGYQMKGRTLGVVGYGSIGRRVASICRSFGMKIIVFDPYLDKNAFEDVYFTDTLLELANKADVVSVHSKDSPSTYHIIDKEFLDNMKTGSFFINTSRGALVDEAALVEALREGRIMGAALDVFETEPIRRDHPFLSELENCVVTPHLAGATYDAIDNHTDQLVRDVLHFINGEELEFEYK, encoded by the coding sequence ATGACAGCAAATAACAAACCAAGTATCCTTTGCACCGCTGAAACCGGGGACTTGATCAGGACATTGGACGATTTCGCTAAAATTGAGTTCAAAGGCTGGGCTGAAGAGCAAAGAATACTCACAGAAGAGGAGCTTTGCAGTCTTATGGAAGCTTACCAGCCGGATATACTTATAACAAGCTATGATCCGGTTACGAGAAAAGCAATCGACAGCTCCAAGAACTTAAAGCTTGTCATTTGCACAAGAGCGAATCCTGTGAATGTGGATACTGGATATTTAAAGGAAAAAGGAATACCTCTAAGCTATTCACCGGAGAGAAACTCTGATTGTACTGCGGAATACACAGTAGCCATGATGCTTTCAATAATGAGAAGGATCCCGATGGCTTATCACGACCTTAAGAAGGGGTTGCATACTGTAGAGGAAGCAAGAGAAAACGAAATAAGGGAAGGATTGAAGCGAGATGTAACCTGGGCTCTGGGAAAGGGCACCCCTTATATTCAGTACAAGGGCTATCAAATGAAGGGAAGGACCCTGGGAGTGGTTGGTTATGGAAGCATAGGCAGGAGGGTTGCTTCGATCTGCAGAAGCTTTGGGATGAAAATAATTGTATTCGATCCATATTTGGATAAGAATGCGTTTGAGGATGTCTACTTTACAGACACCCTATTAGAGCTTGCAAATAAAGCTGATGTCGTTTCCGTTCACAGCAAGGATTCACCCAGCACATATCATATCATAGACAAGGAATTTCTGGACAATATGAAGACAGGATCCTTCTTTATAAATACATCGAGAGGTGCTCTGGTCGATGAAGCCGCACTTGTGGAAGCTTTGAGAGAGGGAAGGATAATGGGTGCAGCGCTTGATGTATTTGAGACCGAACCAATAAGAAGAGACCATCCATTTCTCAGCGAGCTGGAAAACTGTGTGGTTACACCTCATCTTGCCGGGGCTACTTATGACGCCATAGATAACCATACTGATCAGCTGGTAAGGGATGTGCTGCATTTCATTAATGGTGAAGAACTTGAATTTGAGTATAAGTAA
- a CDS encoding trans-sulfuration enzyme family protein: protein MGKDKDFQGLGFETLAVHAGQHPDHETGALVSPIYKTSTFVFTEDRMERWLAGAPLDDEIIYTYGRSRNPTQVSLQQKIAALEHAEASLVTSSGMAAITMAVLGYCKSGDHFISAQTVYGGTFNLFDHVLKDLGIEVTFLEELNKENLDKAKRDNTKLVYFETISNPTLDIPEIEEIVEWSKENGINTVVDSTFTSPYLFRPLDWGIDTAIHSCTKYINGHGDVVAGAVVGTKEFCEGLRSKQYMDMGPVLAPDSCYLMMRGLKTLHLRMERHCENAMEFARAMKDHPKIKAVIYPGLEDDKNHERAKKYFDDFGGMVGIVIDGDQKKAQELIFKLKLCYFAVSLGDLDTLVQIPATMTHRKVPKEDREKMGIEDGLIRVSLGVENVKDIIKDFESALELI from the coding sequence TTGGGAAAGGATAAGGATTTTCAAGGATTAGGGTTCGAAACTCTTGCAGTCCACGCAGGGCAGCACCCGGATCACGAGACAGGTGCATTGGTATCTCCAATATATAAAACCAGTACTTTTGTTTTTACAGAGGACAGAATGGAAAGATGGCTTGCCGGAGCGCCACTTGATGATGAGATAATTTACACCTATGGCAGGTCCAGAAATCCTACTCAGGTTTCTCTGCAGCAAAAAATTGCCGCTCTTGAGCATGCTGAAGCATCCTTAGTGACATCATCTGGAATGGCCGCAATTACCATGGCAGTACTCGGTTACTGTAAATCCGGTGATCATTTTATATCAGCTCAAACTGTATATGGGGGAACTTTTAATCTGTTTGATCACGTTTTAAAGGATCTGGGCATAGAAGTGACCTTTCTGGAAGAATTGAATAAAGAAAACTTGGATAAAGCTAAGAGAGATAATACCAAGCTGGTATATTTTGAGACAATATCAAATCCAACCCTTGATATACCAGAGATAGAAGAGATCGTTGAATGGTCAAAGGAAAATGGGATCAATACCGTGGTCGACAGCACCTTTACATCACCTTACCTTTTCAGACCGCTGGACTGGGGTATAGATACTGCGATCCACAGCTGCACAAAGTACATAAATGGTCATGGAGATGTAGTTGCTGGGGCAGTTGTAGGCACAAAAGAATTTTGCGAAGGGCTTAGAAGCAAGCAATACATGGATATGGGTCCCGTCCTTGCTCCTGACAGCTGCTATTTGATGATGAGGGGACTTAAGACTCTTCACCTAAGGATGGAAAGGCATTGCGAAAATGCGATGGAGTTTGCAAGAGCCATGAAGGATCATCCCAAGATAAAGGCTGTCATTTACCCTGGTCTTGAGGATGATAAAAACCATGAGAGGGCAAAAAAGTATTTTGATGATTTCGGTGGAATGGTTGGCATAGTTATAGATGGAGACCAGAAGAAGGCTCAGGAGCTTATTTTCAAGCTTAAGCTCTGCTATTTTGCGGTTAGTCTGGGTGATCTTGATACTCTTGTACAAATTCCTGCAACCATGACACATAGGAAGGTACCTAAAGAGGATAGAGAGAAGATGGGTATTGAGGATGGATTGATCAGAGTTTCTCTCGGAGTGGAAAATGTTAAGGATATAATAAAGGATTTCGAAAGCGCATTGGAGTTGATCTAA
- a CDS encoding FGGY-family carbohydrate kinase: MKHYLAVDAGTTRIKAGLFNEEGSMIGMTSRFVKISMPGRGWCEMDMDELWQLVSGAISELSMLFSEQWKTLEAVGITAQGEGAWLLDNEGKPVRNAILWNDSRNDQIPMRVWEESNLCSSRNHMVPLCVGSPLAILNWLKDHEPHSYSRIEHVVYCKDWLNFRLTGKISTDWTDASTTAINVTKKTRVNEVFKILGIEEMIKKFPRILQSGEVMGKVSAKGSSDTGIPVGTPVIAGCIDISATSAGLGAVAPGDSGSIIGTTLGNIVIMGKDEVEEMNVEEGSILCHVKDGSYLRQMSALSGAVVLDWCRKELGVAANDMSYLESEIKSVPPGSDGVIFLPYLFGERAPFKAPDASAVFYGLRFNHTRAHMIRAVYEGLVYSMYDCLTYMPKGNTGRFIAGGGSRSDLLCQIISDVTGEVVIRSNREELGLYGIYKVITGNWEEISFHSDRFFPDPDKNQIYMKMFGEFLRIRDRLIPRQYK, translated from the coding sequence ATGAAGCATTACCTTGCCGTCGATGCGGGAACAACAAGAATAAAGGCTGGGCTCTTCAACGAAGAGGGAAGTATGATCGGCATGACTTCAAGGTTTGTAAAGATTTCCATGCCAGGCAGAGGCTGGTGTGAGATGGATATGGATGAGCTGTGGCAGCTTGTTTCTGGCGCGATCAGCGAGCTTAGCATGTTATTTTCTGAGCAATGGAAGACTCTTGAGGCTGTCGGAATTACCGCACAGGGTGAAGGAGCGTGGCTTCTTGACAATGAGGGTAAACCCGTGAGGAATGCGATCCTATGGAATGACAGCAGAAACGACCAAATTCCAATGCGTGTCTGGGAGGAAAGCAACCTGTGCAGCTCTCGTAACCATATGGTGCCCCTATGCGTCGGGTCTCCTCTTGCTATCCTGAATTGGCTGAAGGATCACGAACCTCACAGCTACAGCAGGATCGAGCATGTCGTTTATTGCAAGGATTGGCTGAATTTCAGACTTACAGGTAAAATATCAACTGACTGGACAGATGCATCGACAACTGCAATAAATGTTACAAAAAAGACCAGGGTAAATGAGGTATTTAAAATACTTGGAATTGAGGAAATGATTAAAAAATTTCCAAGGATACTACAATCGGGTGAGGTCATGGGGAAAGTTTCTGCAAAGGGATCATCTGATACCGGGATACCCGTGGGAACTCCTGTAATCGCGGGGTGCATAGATATCTCTGCCACTTCAGCAGGCCTTGGTGCCGTAGCACCGGGAGATTCGGGAAGCATAATAGGAACAACCTTAGGCAATATTGTGATAATGGGAAAGGATGAGGTCGAAGAGATGAATGTCGAAGAGGGGAGCATCCTTTGTCATGTGAAGGATGGATCGTACTTACGGCAGATGTCGGCATTGAGTGGTGCTGTGGTTCTTGATTGGTGCAGGAAAGAGCTGGGAGTAGCTGCAAACGATATGTCTTATTTGGAATCAGAAATCAAATCGGTTCCACCAGGCTCTGATGGTGTGATCTTCCTTCCGTATTTATTTGGGGAGAGAGCGCCGTTCAAGGCACCAGATGCATCAGCTGTGTTTTACGGGTTGAGGTTCAATCATACCCGGGCACATATGATCAGAGCGGTTTATGAAGGGCTTGTGTACTCCATGTATGACTGTCTCACCTATATGCCAAAGGGAAATACAGGCAGATTTATTGCTGGAGGAGGTTCAAGAAGCGACCTTCTTTGTCAGATCATAAGTGACGTGACCGGGGAAGTGGTTATCAGATCCAACAGGGAAGAGTTGGGCCTTTATGGGATATATAAGGTCATCACTGGGAATTGGGAGGAAATTAGCTTTCATTCGGATAGATTTTTTCCTGATCCTGATAAAAACCAAATATATATGAAAATGTTTGGTGAGTTTTTAAGGATCAGGGACAGGCTGATACCAAGGCAATATAAGTAA
- a CDS encoding DUF3159 domain-containing protein, with the protein MSPLLNDIRDEVKSFIGGKTLGAILPPLVFVIANNLFGLSWGIISAVLTALLLGAVRYLKGETVKYAAGGLLGVLLASAFASFAGNAANYFLPKIISSGFLFIAAIVSLLIGRPMAAIASHHSRGWEISWFLRGDIKPAYTEVTVIWAVLFLTRMILQLRLYQGGDLIKQAWMNTLLGTPATLSVLVLSYIYGIWRLKRLGGPGVDEFRENKEPPFRGQVKGF; encoded by the coding sequence ATGTCACCTCTTCTTAATGATATCAGGGACGAGGTCAAAAGCTTTATAGGAGGCAAGACTCTCGGAGCCATACTTCCCCCGCTTGTCTTTGTTATAGCAAACAATCTATTCGGGTTATCATGGGGGATTATTTCTGCAGTATTGACCGCTTTACTTTTAGGTGCTGTGAGATATCTCAAGGGAGAGACAGTTAAATATGCGGCTGGCGGGCTGTTGGGAGTATTGCTTGCATCTGCATTTGCATCTTTCGCAGGCAATGCCGCAAATTACTTTCTTCCAAAAATAATCTCAAGCGGCTTTCTATTTATCGCTGCAATAGTGAGCCTTCTGATAGGAAGACCTATGGCTGCAATAGCAAGTCACCATTCAAGAGGCTGGGAAATATCCTGGTTTCTAAGAGGGGATATCAAACCAGCATATACAGAGGTAACAGTAATTTGGGCTGTTCTATTCCTTACGAGAATGATCCTTCAGCTTCGACTATACCAGGGAGGAGATCTGATCAAGCAAGCCTGGATGAACACACTTCTTGGTACCCCTGCAACCCTTTCAGTCCTTGTATTAAGCTATATATACGGCATCTGGAGGCTTAAGAGGCTCGGAGGTCCGGGGGTTGATGAGTTCAGAGAAAATAAGGAGCCTCCATTCAGAGGTCAAGTGAAAGGATTCTAA
- a CDS encoding DUF1475 family protein, with amino-acid sequence MKIARAIAWLGVAAMSAALFFGFTKGDFFADGSIILNNPWGIVSMVDLYVGFTIFSMWVFFREKSKVISILWIAAIMILGSFAGALYTAIHLEINKGEWARFFLAWRAKEIMPKGER; translated from the coding sequence ATGAAAATTGCAAGGGCAATTGCATGGTTAGGGGTTGCAGCAATGTCTGCAGCATTGTTCTTTGGATTCACCAAAGGCGACTTTTTTGCAGACGGCAGCATTATATTAAACAATCCATGGGGAATAGTCTCCATGGTGGACCTGTACGTAGGATTTACGATTTTCTCCATGTGGGTTTTCTTCAGAGAGAAAAGTAAAGTTATCTCGATACTATGGATAGCAGCCATAATGATATTAGGATCCTTTGCGGGAGCTCTCTATACAGCTATCCATCTGGAAATCAATAAGGGTGAGTGGGCAAGGTTCTTCCTTGCGTGGAGGGCCAAGGAGATCATGCCGAAAGGGGAACGCTAA
- a CDS encoding ABC transporter ATP-binding protein, whose amino-acid sequence MANIIQLEEINKIYGEKIKTQVLFDLNLSFEENSFNSIIGASGSGKSTLLNIIGTLDKPTSGRVFIDGNRTDTLNKEELAVLRNKTIGFIFQFHYLLPEFTARENVLIPYRIGNYKVPREIEEWADELLDLVGLTKVKNNLATDMSGGQQQRTAIARALINRPKLILADEPTGNLDSDSTKTIYSTLRDINEKFKTTFVIITHDQRIAEQADRIVEIKDGRINLDIRK is encoded by the coding sequence ATGGCTAATATAATACAGCTTGAGGAAATAAATAAGATATATGGAGAAAAGATAAAGACCCAGGTCTTGTTTGATCTAAACCTCTCGTTTGAGGAGAACAGCTTCAACTCAATAATAGGTGCATCGGGAAGTGGAAAGAGTACCCTTCTAAACATAATCGGTACCCTTGACAAACCGACCTCAGGCAGGGTCTTTATAGATGGGAATCGTACGGACACCCTGAACAAGGAGGAGCTTGCCGTATTGAGGAATAAAACCATAGGCTTCATATTCCAGTTTCACTATCTTCTTCCGGAGTTCACCGCACGGGAGAACGTCCTTATACCCTATAGGATAGGAAACTACAAGGTTCCAAGGGAAATAGAGGAGTGGGCTGACGAACTGCTTGACCTTGTTGGACTCACTAAAGTAAAGAACAACCTGGCCACCGATATGTCAGGCGGACAGCAGCAGAGAACAGCTATCGCAAGGGCCCTTATAAACAGACCCAAGCTGATACTCGCCGATGAACCCACCGGTAATCTGGATTCGGATTCAACCAAGACAATCTACTCTACACTTAGAGATATAAATGAAAAATTCAAGACCACCTTCGTAATAATCACCCATGATCAGAGGATAGCTGAGCAGGCTGACAGGATCGTGGAAATCAAGGATGGCAGGATCAATTTGGATATCAGGAAATAG